A genomic window from Triticum urartu cultivar G1812 chromosome 7, Tu2.1, whole genome shotgun sequence includes:
- the LOC125523330 gene encoding protein TIC 21, chloroplastic-like has product MLALLLSPPAAPPPCLATLRRRPPAPRASSAPGRAAPALRAAAVRPRLAAAAPGPAEPEPAPLSAEEEAERAKLAQVSKRLEKTARNFKNLGTLAFWSQLVCTTVSAGILSFSAVATGNATSPFTFYATGFGIIAAFMSVFRSFGYIRLSKTLRRTATEPTKAPPRAAVVKNLRNSIVLSVVGMGAAVLGMQATVGALVAKALTTSSVPYYQGISAGQSPVLALDVFLVQASANTILSHFLGLSSSLELLRSVTISPADAGPVPRPA; this is encoded by the exons ATGCTCGCGCTCCTGCTCTCCCCGCCGGCGGCGCCTCCGCCGTGCCTCGCGACGCTACGGCGGCGGCCTCCCGCGCCCCGCGCCTCCTCCGCCCCCGGCCGCGCGGCGCCCGCCCTCCGCGCCGCGGCCGTCCggccccgcctcgccgccgcggCGCCCGGCCCCGCCGAGCCGGAGCCCGCGCCGCTGTCCGCCGAGGAGGAGGCCGAGCGCGCCAAGCTCGCCCAG GTTAGCAAAAGGCTAGAGAAAACAGCGCGGAATTTCAAGAATTTGGGTACCCTGGCATTCTGGTCTCAGTTGGTGTGCACGACCGTTTCGGCTGGGATCTTGTCGTTCTCCGCAGTTGCTACCGGGAATGCAACATCTCCCTTTACATTCTATGCGACCGGATTTGGCATCATTGCCGCCTTTATGTCAGTGTTCCGGTCATTTGGTTACATCCGTCTTTCCAAAACGCTCAGGAGGACAGCAACCGAGCCTACAAAG GCCCCTCCGCGTGCGGCTGTGGTTAAAAACCTGAGGAACAGTATTGTACTCAGCGTTGTCGGGATGGGTGCTGCGGTCCTCGGGATGCAGGCGACTGTTGGTGCTTTGGTAGCAAAAGCTCTCACTACCTCCTCGGTGCCCTACTACCAGGGGATATCTGCTGGCCAGAGCCCAGTTCTTGCTCTGGATGTTTTTCTCGTTCAG GCTTCAGCCAATACCATCCTCTCGCATTTTCTCGGGCTATCGAGCTCGCTGGAGCTACTGCGGTCCGTGACAATCTCTCCAGCGGATGCCGGCCCCGTCCCTCGACCGGCATGA